The Paenibacillus sp. MBLB1832 genome has a window encoding:
- a CDS encoding ATPase, with the protein MLRLGEKIIFIADRLEQNLPIGGYGFIIAYDRNNDNIFDYVVRVPKENKHYYVTASDIELEEVLLQQEAEQVEKEALIDYALATKNEALFRRIMTGEPSVEPEKEKDKEVQSREDFIKQIGLKAWI; encoded by the coding sequence ATGCTTCGACTTGGTGAGAAAATTATTTTCATTGCTGATCGTTTGGAACAGAATTTACCGATTGGCGGATATGGATTTATTATAGCGTATGACCGCAATAACGATAACATTTTCGACTATGTGGTGCGTGTCCCGAAAGAGAATAAACACTATTATGTGACGGCATCGGACATCGAATTGGAAGAGGTTCTTCTTCAGCAAGAAGCGGAGCAAGTGGAGAAGGAAGCCTTGATTGATTATGCGCTAGCGACTAAGAATGAGGCGCTGTTTCGCAGAATTATGACAGGCGAGCCGAGCGTGGAGCCAGAGAAAGAAAAGGACAAGGAAGTACAGTCTCGCGAAGATTTTATTAAACAAATCGGGCTGAAAGCTTGGATTTAA
- a CDS encoding MgtC/SapB family protein: MDNPWVIDQLHISIRLVLALLLGGLIGFEREVSSHAAGLRTHILVCVGSALVMLLSIYGFGAFVNETNVRIDPSRLAAQVISGIGFLGAGTIMFNGRSITGLTTAASLWVVAGIGLAIGAGFYYPAVLVCFMVLLSLWILNKVEHKYFSGKKVRILKIQALDQPGTLGLITTILGKRKVDIKQIKLEELEDGNKPNHVQITFHVTIPKPSVMGFVLEETNQIQGVIGVALENHN; the protein is encoded by the coding sequence ATGGACAATCCGTGGGTAATTGATCAGCTTCACATTTCAATAAGGCTCGTACTTGCGCTCTTGCTTGGCGGCCTAATCGGGTTCGAGAGGGAAGTGAGCTCTCATGCAGCAGGACTTCGTACGCATATTTTGGTTTGCGTGGGCTCTGCCCTGGTTATGTTGCTTTCCATCTACGGCTTTGGTGCATTTGTGAATGAGACGAATGTGCGGATTGATCCCTCTCGTTTAGCGGCTCAGGTTATAAGTGGAATCGGCTTCTTGGGCGCAGGAACGATCATGTTCAACGGCAGATCGATAACAGGGCTTACAACTGCAGCATCGCTGTGGGTTGTGGCGGGGATCGGGCTCGCAATTGGTGCAGGATTCTACTATCCTGCTGTATTGGTTTGCTTCATGGTCTTGCTCTCCTTATGGATCCTTAATAAAGTGGAACATAAATATTTTAGCGGAAAAAAGGTCCGCATTTTGAAAATACAAGCGCTCGATCAGCCAGGCACATTAGGCTTGATAACGACAATTTTAGGTAAACGGAAAGTGGATATTAAACAGATCAAACTGGAAGAGCTGGAAGATGGCAATAAGCCCAATCACGTACAAATTACGTTCCATGTTACCATTCCTAAACCATCTGTCATGGGATTTGTTCTCGAGGAAACGAATCAAATTCAAGGGGTTATCGGGGTGGCTTTAGAAAATCACAATTAA
- a CDS encoding glycosyl hydrolase family 18 protein — MNSTRKFILITTLGLGMFAAGAAAYLVQQLAPNREHVEPDYHELSKPVFYEGQYFQTSAIGEKEGLKLPLELLQQWIDPTIIYEKSSDSVIVTTKDNVLRMKTTELSALMNEKPISLSFPVEKKEEGLYLPVEPLKQLIPFEIRESSTTGAILLFKQGEVIHWGKYTGSKEAALRTETTIKAPIVSEIAPNEQIMLIGSEGDWYKVQRESGPIGYIHKKEIAEDHNETISLQTQASTYVPWKPITGKLNMTWEHVITKNPDTSKIGEMPGLQVVSPTWFSVADKEGRISNGADAAYVKWAHDHNYQVWALFSNGFDADRTSRVLATYDLRMKMIKQLLGFAQTYKLQGINIDFENVYLKDKENLVQFVREMTPFMHAQGLSVSIDVTPKSSNEMWSMFYDRPALAEVVDYMMLMAYDEYWATSPKSGSVSSIPWTERSVAALLTTDKIPPSKLVLGVPFYTRQWTEETKNSKLTATSKTLTMAGTQAIIKEKKLTPTFLPETGQNYIEYKEGDKLIRIWMEDEVSIKARLALVEKYNLAGIASWRRGFEESNVWQVVKDGLPK; from the coding sequence TTGAATTCAACTAGAAAATTCATTCTGATCACAACGCTGGGTCTAGGCATGTTTGCCGCGGGAGCCGCTGCCTATCTTGTTCAACAGTTGGCACCTAATCGTGAACATGTGGAACCTGATTATCACGAGCTAAGCAAACCCGTGTTTTATGAGGGGCAGTACTTCCAAACAAGTGCAATCGGTGAGAAAGAAGGTCTTAAGCTTCCACTAGAGCTCCTTCAACAGTGGATCGATCCGACCATCATATATGAGAAAAGCAGTGACTCTGTCATTGTCACGACCAAAGACAATGTGTTGCGCATGAAGACAACCGAACTTTCCGCCCTCATGAATGAGAAGCCGATTTCGTTATCTTTTCCTGTTGAAAAGAAAGAGGAAGGTCTCTACCTTCCGGTAGAACCTTTGAAACAATTGATTCCGTTCGAGATTAGAGAATCATCTACAACGGGTGCCATTCTACTTTTTAAGCAAGGTGAAGTTATTCATTGGGGGAAATATACAGGGAGCAAAGAAGCGGCATTACGAACGGAAACCACCATCAAAGCGCCAATTGTATCGGAGATTGCTCCAAATGAACAAATAATGTTGATCGGCAGCGAGGGCGATTGGTATAAGGTTCAACGAGAGAGCGGTCCGATTGGATACATCCATAAGAAAGAGATCGCAGAAGATCATAATGAAACCATCTCACTTCAAACACAGGCGTCCACTTACGTTCCTTGGAAACCAATTACGGGAAAGCTCAACATGACGTGGGAGCACGTGATTACGAAAAATCCGGATACATCCAAAATCGGTGAGATGCCTGGTTTGCAAGTGGTTAGCCCGACGTGGTTCTCTGTAGCGGACAAAGAAGGGCGAATAAGTAACGGAGCGGATGCCGCTTATGTCAAATGGGCACATGATCACAATTACCAAGTATGGGCTCTGTTTAGTAATGGTTTCGATGCGGATCGAACATCCCGCGTACTGGCCACCTATGATTTGCGTATGAAAATGATCAAGCAATTACTTGGTTTTGCACAGACGTATAAGCTGCAAGGCATTAATATTGATTTTGAAAATGTCTATCTTAAAGATAAAGAAAACCTGGTTCAATTTGTCCGTGAAATGACCCCATTTATGCATGCGCAGGGATTATCCGTTTCCATCGATGTAACTCCGAAATCAAGTAATGAGATGTGGTCGATGTTTTATGATCGTCCAGCTTTGGCTGAGGTTGTCGACTACATGATGTTGATGGCCTACGACGAGTATTGGGCTACCAGTCCCAAGTCGGGTTCTGTTTCTTCAATCCCATGGACAGAGAGGTCTGTTGCGGCGCTGCTGACAACTGATAAAATCCCGCCATCTAAGCTTGTCCTTGGTGTGCCGTTCTATACGCGTCAATGGACAGAAGAAACCAAAAACAGCAAGCTAACTGCAACATCCAAAACGTTAACAATGGCAGGCACGCAAGCAATCATTAAGGAGAAAAAATTAACTCCTACTTTTTTACCTGAAACAGGCCAAAATTATATTGAATATAAAGAAGGAGATAAGCTCATTCGAATTTGGATGGAAGATGAGGTGTCAATAAAGGCTCGTCTAGCTTTGGTTGAAAAATACAATCTAGCCGGCATTGCCTCGTGGAGAAGAGGCTTTGAGGAGTCGAACGTATGGCAAGTAGTGAAAGATGGATTGCCTAAGTAA
- the gatC gene encoding Asp-tRNA(Asn)/Glu-tRNA(Gln) amidotransferase subunit GatC, with protein sequence MSITKKDVDHVAKLARLDLTDTEKDLFTDQLNAILKYAEQLNQLNTEGVPPTSHAMPFVNVMREDVVKPSLPIEKVMLNAPDHEDGQFKVPAILE encoded by the coding sequence GTGAGTATAACGAAGAAAGATGTCGATCATGTCGCCAAGCTGGCTAGACTTGATCTTACGGATACCGAGAAAGATTTATTTACAGATCAGCTTAATGCCATTTTGAAATATGCCGAGCAGTTGAATCAATTAAATACGGAAGGCGTTCCGCCGACTAGCCATGCGATGCCATTCGTAAACGTCATGCGCGAGGATGTCGTCAAGCCGTCATTGCCAATTGAGAAAGTGATGCTGAACGCGCCAGATCATGAGGATGGGCAGTTCAAAGTTCCTGCTATTTTAGAATAA
- the gatB gene encoding Asp-tRNA(Asn)/Glu-tRNA(Gln) amidotransferase subunit GatB → MSATETQFETVVGLEVHVELHTASKIFCSCATSFGAPPNSNTCPVCLGHPGVLPVLNRQAVEYAMKAAMALNCTIATNSKFDRKNYFYPDSPDAYQTSQYDQPIGEHGWIDIEVNGVTKRIGVTRVHLEEDAGKLTHVDGGYASLVDLNRAGTPLIEIVSEPDLRSPEEARAYLEKLRAIMIYCDVSDVKMEEGSLRCDANISLRPFGQEKFGTRAELKNMNSFRGVQRGLEYEEYRQAEILRSGEEVIQETRRWDDTQGKTLAMRGKEDAHDYRYFPDPDLVSLHIDDAWKDRVRSSIPELPDARKARYSRDYGLPSYDADVITASMKLADFFEQSLQYTQDAKAVSNWIMGDLLGYLNANSLEFTDVKITGKALGEMIGLIEKGTISNKIAKTVFKEMLETGKEPQTIVEEQGLVQISDEGAIKAVVEQVVANSPQSVADFKAGKEKAVGFLVGQVMKETKGKANPGLVNKLIVECLNSK, encoded by the coding sequence TTGTCGGCAACAGAAACTCAATTTGAAACCGTAGTCGGTTTAGAAGTTCACGTGGAGCTTCATACCGCTTCCAAAATATTCTGCTCTTGTGCAACTTCATTCGGAGCACCTCCGAATTCGAATACGTGTCCCGTTTGTTTGGGACATCCAGGCGTATTGCCAGTCCTCAACCGCCAAGCGGTAGAGTATGCGATGAAAGCGGCGATGGCGCTGAATTGTACAATCGCAACGAACAGCAAGTTCGATCGTAAAAACTATTTTTACCCAGACTCACCAGATGCCTACCAAACCTCGCAATACGATCAACCGATCGGTGAGCATGGCTGGATTGATATTGAAGTGAACGGTGTAACCAAACGTATTGGTGTAACCCGGGTTCACTTAGAAGAAGATGCAGGGAAATTAACGCATGTTGATGGAGGATATGCATCCTTAGTGGATTTGAATCGTGCGGGGACGCCTCTTATTGAAATTGTTTCGGAGCCAGATCTTCGTTCGCCTGAAGAAGCGCGTGCGTATCTAGAGAAGCTAAGAGCGATTATGATTTATTGCGATGTGTCCGATGTCAAAATGGAAGAAGGCTCACTGCGCTGTGATGCGAACATTTCTCTGCGACCTTTCGGTCAGGAGAAATTCGGAACGCGCGCTGAGTTGAAGAATATGAACTCTTTCCGCGGTGTTCAACGAGGTCTTGAATATGAAGAGTACCGTCAAGCTGAAATCCTTAGAAGCGGGGAAGAAGTCATTCAAGAAACGCGCCGTTGGGATGACACCCAAGGCAAAACCTTAGCGATGCGCGGCAAGGAAGATGCCCACGATTATCGTTATTTCCCGGATCCGGATCTAGTCAGTCTTCATATCGATGATGCATGGAAAGATCGTGTCAGATCTTCCATTCCAGAGTTGCCAGATGCACGTAAAGCGAGATACAGCCGTGATTACGGACTGCCAAGCTATGATGCAGACGTAATTACAGCTTCCATGAAGCTAGCGGATTTCTTTGAACAGAGCTTGCAATATACGCAAGATGCCAAAGCGGTGTCCAACTGGATTATGGGAGATTTGCTTGGCTATCTCAATGCGAATTCCTTGGAGTTTACTGATGTGAAAATTACAGGTAAAGCCCTTGGCGAAATGATCGGCTTGATCGAAAAGGGCACCATTTCCAACAAAATTGCCAAAACCGTCTTTAAAGAGATGCTCGAAACGGGCAAAGAACCGCAAACGATCGTTGAAGAGCAAGGCTTAGTGCAAATCAGCGACGAAGGCGCGATCAAAGCCGTCGTAGAGCAAGTAGTGGCGAATAGCCCGCAGTCTGTGGCTGATTTTAAAGCGGGTAAAGAGAAAGCTGTTGGCTTCCTGGTCGGGCAAGTGATGAAAGAAACCAAAGGTAAAGCCAATCCAGGCCTCGTCAATAAATTAATTGTGGAGTGCCTTAATAGTAAATGA
- the gatA gene encoding Asp-tRNA(Asn)/Glu-tRNA(Gln) amidotransferase subunit GatA, whose product MSLFDLNLQQIHAKLQGKEIKVSDLVDQSYTRIGQVENKVRAFLTLNEENARQTAAQLDEQLSNGSVSGDLFGLPVGIKDNMVTEGLKTTCASKFLSNHIPIYDATVVSKLKAAQAVTIGKLNMDEFAMGGSNENSAYHPTHNPWNTDYVPGGSSGGSAAAVAAGEVYFSLGSDTGGSIRQPAAYCGIVGLKPTYGLVSRYGLVAFASSLDQIGPLTKNVEDAAYVMQAIAGYDPKDSTSANVDIANYLNALTGDVKGLRIGVPKEYMGKGIDPAVKAKILEALKVLEGLGAVWEEVSLPHSKYAVATYYLLASSEASSNLARFDGIRYGVRSDNARNLLDLYNLSRSEGFGPEVKRRIMLGTYALSSGYYDAYYLKAQQVRTLIKQDFDQVFDKYDIIIGPTAPTTAFKIGEQSSDPLTMYLNDIMTIPVSLAGIPAISVPCGFVNDLPVGLQIIGKALDEATVLRVAHAFEQHTDHHKQRPQL is encoded by the coding sequence TTGTCTTTGTTTGATTTAAACCTACAACAAATCCACGCGAAACTTCAAGGGAAAGAGATTAAGGTTTCGGATCTGGTGGATCAATCCTATACAAGAATTGGGCAAGTCGAGAACAAAGTTCGTGCTTTCCTTACCCTAAATGAAGAAAATGCTAGACAAACTGCAGCTCAATTGGACGAGCAGCTTTCGAACGGTTCCGTGAGCGGCGATTTATTCGGCCTGCCTGTCGGGATCAAAGATAATATGGTCACTGAGGGATTAAAGACAACATGTGCCAGCAAGTTTTTATCCAATCATATCCCGATCTATGATGCAACGGTTGTAAGCAAGCTGAAGGCTGCGCAAGCTGTGACCATTGGCAAGCTCAACATGGATGAGTTCGCGATGGGCGGATCCAACGAGAACTCCGCGTATCATCCAACTCACAATCCGTGGAACACGGATTATGTACCAGGCGGCTCCAGCGGCGGATCTGCCGCAGCAGTAGCTGCTGGCGAAGTGTATTTCTCGCTGGGCTCCGACACAGGCGGCTCGATTCGCCAACCAGCAGCATACTGCGGTATCGTCGGCCTGAAGCCGACATACGGGCTTGTTTCCCGCTATGGTTTGGTCGCCTTCGCTTCCTCGCTGGACCAGATCGGTCCACTGACGAAGAACGTAGAAGACGCTGCTTATGTGATGCAAGCGATCGCAGGCTACGATCCGAAAGACTCCACTTCGGCTAACGTTGACATTGCGAACTACCTAAACGCATTAACTGGCGATGTCAAAGGATTGCGCATCGGTGTTCCGAAGGAATACATGGGCAAAGGCATCGACCCTGCGGTTAAAGCGAAAATCCTCGAAGCACTTAAGGTGCTTGAAGGACTAGGCGCTGTATGGGAAGAAGTCTCCCTGCCACATTCCAAATATGCCGTAGCTACGTATTACTTGCTAGCTTCTTCCGAAGCGTCTTCCAACTTAGCTCGTTTCGACGGCATCCGTTATGGTGTTCGTTCAGATAATGCACGCAATTTATTGGATTTGTACAATCTTTCACGCAGCGAGGGCTTCGGTCCTGAAGTGAAACGTCGGATCATGTTAGGTACGTATGCGTTAAGCTCAGGTTATTACGATGCGTATTACTTGAAAGCACAGCAAGTTCGTACCTTGATTAAGCAAGACTTCGATCAAGTATTTGATAAATACGATATCATCATCGGGCCGACGGCGCCGACGACTGCTTTCAAAATCGGCGAGCAAAGCAGCGACCCGCTCACCATGTATTTGAATGACATCATGACAATTCCAGTCAGCTTAGCAGGTATTCCTGCGATTAGTGTGCCTTGTGGTTTCGTCAATGATCTCCCAGTCGGCTTGCAAATTATCGGCAAAGCTTTGGATGAAGCTACAGTACTGCGTGTAGCCCATGCCTTCGAGCAGCATACCGATCATCACAAGCAACGTCCGCAATTGTAA
- the perR gene encoding peroxide-responsive transcriptional repressor PerR, with amino-acid sequence MAAHLEQALAKLKTTGVRMTPQRYAILSYLLDSMTHPTADDIYKSLESKFPNMSVATVYNNLKVFIESGLVRELTYGDNSSRFDADMTDHYHAVCEVCGKISDFEYPPLSDIESTAARQTGFQVGGYRLEIYGVCPDCSVTTKH; translated from the coding sequence ATGGCAGCACATTTAGAACAAGCGTTAGCGAAATTGAAAACAACAGGAGTTCGGATGACGCCCCAGCGGTATGCGATTCTTTCTTATTTGTTGGATTCTATGACTCATCCGACTGCGGATGACATTTATAAATCTCTTGAATCGAAATTTCCTAACATGAGCGTAGCGACTGTTTATAATAATCTTAAAGTGTTCATTGAATCAGGACTTGTGCGAGAATTAACCTATGGGGATAACTCGAGTCGGTTTGATGCCGATATGACAGACCATTACCATGCGGTTTGCGAGGTTTGCGGGAAAATTTCAGATTTTGAATATCCTCCGCTTTCTGATATTGAATCAACGGCAGCTAGACAGACAGGTTTTCAAGTTGGGGGATATCGTTTAGAAATTTATGGCGTATGTCCTGATTGCTCGGTAACAACCAAACATTAA
- the fsa gene encoding fructose-6-phosphate aldolase: MKLFIDTANVEEIRKAHALGVVAGVTTNPSLIAKEGRDFFETVKEIISIVGDVPISAEVVSLKADEMVEQGKKLAELSPNIVIKLPMTLDGLKATSVFRSLSIPTNVTLIFSSTQALLAARAGATFVSPFIGRLDDINQIGMNLIKEISQIFQVHGIQSEIIAASVRHSAHVIEAALAGSHIATVPYKVIESMSKHPLTDAGIEKFLADWEGANQAKF; encoded by the coding sequence ATGAAATTGTTTATCGACACAGCCAATGTAGAAGAAATTCGTAAAGCTCACGCGCTAGGCGTTGTTGCAGGTGTAACGACGAACCCGTCTCTAATTGCCAAAGAAGGCAGAGACTTTTTTGAAACTGTTAAAGAAATTATTTCTATTGTTGGCGATGTACCGATCAGTGCAGAGGTTGTTTCCTTGAAGGCTGATGAAATGGTAGAGCAAGGCAAGAAACTCGCGGAATTAAGCCCGAATATCGTTATTAAGCTGCCGATGACATTGGATGGCCTGAAAGCGACTAGCGTGTTCAGATCACTGAGTATTCCTACGAATGTGACGTTGATCTTCAGCTCAACGCAAGCTTTGCTTGCAGCACGCGCAGGAGCGACATTCGTTTCTCCATTTATCGGGCGCTTAGATGATATTAACCAAATCGGTATGAATTTGATTAAAGAGATCTCCCAAATTTTTCAAGTACACGGCATCCAATCTGAAATCATCGCAGCCAGCGTACGCCACTCTGCGCACGTTATTGAAGCAGCGCTAGCAGGCTCACATATTGCAACTGTGCCTTATAAGGTCATTGAGTCCATGAGCAAGCATCCGCTGACAGATGCGGGCATTGAGAAGTTCTTGGCTGATTGGGAAGGCGCGAATCAAGCAAAATTCTAA
- a CDS encoding GNAT family N-acetyltransferase has translation MVILNKDTTFFNFNAGVIPLSIQQLQLQTNDEILILLSLQMASYRVEAELIGFDNIPPLKDGILSIRESQETFYGFYVEDMEPDKKTLAGAISFEREGTVVTICRMMVHPHFFRRGIARTLLQHILKEQEGLGATRFIVSTGSANTPAVCLYEQFGFQIRRVFTIPPGVSLTTFERPADAFK, from the coding sequence GTGGTGATCCTGAATAAGGACACCACTTTTTTTAATTTCAATGCAGGAGTGATTCCACTGTCCATTCAGCAGCTTCAACTTCAGACGAACGATGAAATTCTTATCTTGCTCTCCCTTCAAATGGCTTCTTACCGCGTGGAGGCGGAGCTTATAGGTTTTGATAATATTCCGCCATTGAAAGACGGCATACTCTCTATTCGTGAATCCCAAGAAACCTTCTATGGGTTTTATGTGGAGGATATGGAGCCTGACAAGAAGACGCTTGCGGGGGCCATTTCATTTGAGCGAGAAGGTACAGTAGTGACTATATGCCGAATGATGGTTCATCCTCATTTTTTTCGAAGAGGGATTGCTAGAACGCTGCTACAGCATATACTTAAAGAGCAAGAGGGCTTAGGCGCCACAAGATTTATCGTTTCTACTGGTTCAGCGAATACACCTGCGGTGTGTTTATATGAACAGTTTGGCTTTCAAATAAGACGTGTTTTTACAATTCCTCCTGGTGTGAGTTTGACAACCTTTGAACGACCAGCCGATGCCTTCAAATAA
- a CDS encoding RNA polymerase sigma factor, which translates to MDNMTDEQLIEQIRQGHTEAYRVVVERHKTYIYTLVYRMVGHKETAEDLTQEVFVKLFRSLSHFRGDAKLTTWLYRMTTNLVTDYRRAQRRRPYEALLDKMKSWFTDTRDEPEQVAIRRDEQAHMQELLSELPDKYRMIMILYHFKQLSYSEMSEITGIPIKTLETRLYRGKAMLKQKWLEVNRHDIEAPSRHAAHAIPE; encoded by the coding sequence ATGGACAACATGACGGATGAACAATTAATAGAACAGATCCGTCAGGGTCATACGGAAGCCTATCGCGTGGTCGTCGAGCGTCACAAGACGTATATTTATACGTTGGTATATCGCATGGTGGGTCACAAGGAAACGGCAGAAGACTTAACCCAAGAAGTGTTTGTGAAACTGTTTCGATCCCTGAGTCATTTTCGTGGTGATGCCAAGTTGACAACATGGTTGTATCGGATGACGACGAATCTGGTGACAGATTACAGACGAGCCCAAAGACGCAGACCTTATGAAGCGCTTTTGGACAAAATGAAAAGTTGGTTTACCGACACACGCGATGAGCCTGAACAAGTAGCCATTAGAAGAGATGAGCAGGCTCACATGCAAGAGTTGCTGTCGGAATTGCCAGACAAGTATCGGATGATTATGATACTCTACCATTTCAAACAACTTTCGTATAGCGAGATGAGTGAAATTACGGGTATCCCGATCAAGACATTAGAAACCAGACTTTACCGTGGCAAAGCGATGTTGAAGCAAAAATGGCTGGAGGTGAATAGGCATGACATTGAAGCGCCAAGCAGACATGCAGCTCACGCAATACCTGAATAA
- the tkt gene encoding transketolase, whose translation MNGTKVGIEELSINAIRTLTIDAVEKAAMGHPGMPMGAAPMAYALWTRHLKHNPVNPAWADRDRFVLSAGHGSMLLYSLLHLSGYGVSLDDIKEFRQWGSRTPGHPEYGHTVGVEATTGPLGQGVAMAVGMAMAEAHQASVYNKPNFPVVDHFTYAICGDGDLMEGISSEAASLAGHLKLGKLVVLYDSNDISLDGDLNMSFSENVKMRFESYGWQYLRVEEQNNVDAIAAAIAEGKADLNRPTLIEIKTTIGFGSPNKAGKGGHGGTHGSPLGKEELLLTKQALGWPLEPDFYVPAEVYTHFAQHQQAGAQTEAAWEQLWIGYQAAYPELAKQFELSNKGELPADWNADVPRYTPESGAISTRTASGKVINVLAKRVPHLVGGSADLASSNFTMISDAAAFSAGDYSGRNFWFGVREFAMGAALNGMLLHGGLRAFGGTFLVFSDYLRGAIRLSALMKVPVAYVFTHDSIAVGEDGPTHQPIEQIPSLRMIPDLTLFRPADANETAAAWEFALQAKEGPFVFALSRQNLPVLPGTDTLAFDHIHQGAYVLSDVEAGEAPVVQLIATGSEVSLALDVKKLLVQDGIGARVISMPSRELFEAQPEDVRNAIVLPNVGKNVVIEMAYPAGWEELTGSEGFVVGIRKFGASAKADRVIREYGFTAEAIVQQIKQKYFQ comes from the coding sequence GTGAATGGAACAAAGGTGGGCATAGAAGAATTAAGTATTAATGCAATTAGAACGCTTACAATTGATGCTGTAGAGAAAGCTGCCATGGGTCATCCAGGGATGCCAATGGGCGCGGCGCCGATGGCATATGCACTGTGGACACGTCATTTGAAACATAATCCTGTTAATCCTGCATGGGCGGATCGGGATCGTTTTGTCTTATCAGCGGGTCATGGCTCAATGCTGCTATACAGCTTGCTTCACTTAAGCGGCTATGGCGTAAGCTTGGACGATATTAAGGAATTCCGTCAATGGGGAAGCCGTACACCGGGACACCCTGAGTATGGTCATACGGTCGGTGTTGAAGCAACGACAGGACCGCTGGGCCAAGGTGTGGCGATGGCAGTGGGAATGGCGATGGCTGAAGCGCATCAGGCTTCCGTGTATAACAAGCCGAATTTCCCGGTCGTAGATCACTTCACGTATGCGATTTGCGGTGACGGCGATTTGATGGAGGGTATTTCTTCCGAAGCTGCTTCCCTAGCTGGTCATCTAAAACTAGGCAAACTTGTAGTACTTTACGATTCAAATGATATTTCACTCGATGGCGACTTGAACATGTCATTCTCTGAGAATGTGAAAATGCGCTTCGAATCTTACGGTTGGCAATACCTGCGCGTGGAAGAGCAAAACAACGTGGATGCCATCGCTGCGGCCATCGCAGAGGGCAAAGCCGATCTCAATCGCCCGACGCTGATTGAGATCAAGACGACCATCGGCTTCGGCTCGCCGAACAAAGCCGGCAAAGGCGGCCACGGCGGCACGCACGGCTCGCCGCTGGGCAAAGAGGAGCTGCTTCTCACGAAGCAAGCGCTCGGATGGCCCCTAGAGCCGGACTTCTACGTCCCGGCTGAGGTGTACACCCATTTCGCCCAGCATCAGCAAGCGGGCGCGCAAACAGAAGCAGCCTGGGAGCAGCTGTGGATCGGCTATCAAGCGGCATACCCTGAGCTCGCAAAGCAATTCGAGCTCTCGAACAAAGGTGAATTGCCAGCGGACTGGAACGCCGATGTGCCACGCTACACCCCTGAGAGCGGCGCGATTTCGACGCGCACTGCATCAGGCAAAGTGATCAACGTCTTGGCGAAGCGTGTGCCTCATCTAGTCGGGGGATCTGCCGACCTAGCGAGCTCCAACTTCACCATGATCAGCGATGCTGCGGCTTTTAGCGCAGGGGATTACAGCGGCCGCAACTTCTGGTTCGGCGTCCGTGAATTCGCCATGGGCGCAGCACTGAACGGTATGCTGCTTCACGGCGGACTGCGCGCATTCGGCGGCACGTTCCTCGTGTTTAGTGATTATCTTCGCGGTGCGATTCGTCTCTCCGCGCTGATGAAAGTGCCTGTGGCGTATGTCTTCACGCACGATAGTATTGCTGTCGGCGAAGATGGACCGACGCATCAGCCGATTGAACAGATTCCATCCCTGCGGATGATCCCAGATCTGACGTTGTTCCGTCCTGCGGATGCGAACGAAACAGCAGCCGCTTGGGAGTTTGCGCTTCAAGCGAAAGAAGGCCCATTTGTATTCGCACTGTCCCGTCAGAACCTGCCAGTGCTGCCAGGCACGGATACGCTCGCTTTTGACCACATTCATCAAGGGGCGTATGTCCTTTCAGATGTTGAAGCTGGAGAGGCTCCTGTCGTTCAGCTTATCGCAACGGGATCTGAAGTTAGCTTAGCACTTGACGTGAAGAAGCTCTTGGTACAAGATGGAATAGGAGCTCGCGTCATCTCGATGCCAAGCCGTGAATTGTTCGAGGCGCAGCCTGAGGATGTGCGAAATGCGATTGTTTTGCCTAACGTAGGGAAAAATGTTGTGATCGAAATGGCATACCCTGCTGGTTGGGAAGAGCTGACAGGAAGCGAAGGCTTCGTGGTCGGAATCCGCAAATTCGGAGCATCAGCGAAGGCAGACCGAGTTATTCGTGAATATGGCTTTACAGCAGAAGCAATCGTTCAACAAATCAAACAGAAGTATTTCCAATAA